Proteins from a single region of Cryptococcus neoformans var. grubii H99 chromosome 5, complete sequence:
- a CDS encoding pheromone alpha, whose product MRHRLNIPSASGIRTISQDSIGTPLLLVLWSIAQVITMRAGLV is encoded by the exons ATGCGTCATCGCCTAAACATCCCCTCTGCGT CTGGAATTCGCACCATATCACAAGACTCAATCGGAACCCCACTATTATTAGTATTGTGGTCTATCGCACAGGTGATAACGATGCGTGCGGGACTTGTTTAG
- a CDS encoding fungal mating-type pheromone, with amino-acid sequence MDAFTAIFTTSISTVTSSSEVPRNQEAHPGGMTLCVIA; translated from the coding sequence ATGGACGCCTTCACTGccatcttcaccacctCCATTTCTACTGtcacttcctcttctgaaGTCCCTCGCAACCAGGAGGCCCACCCCGGTGGCATGACCCTTTGTGTCATCGCCTAA
- a CDS encoding STE/STE20/PAKA protein kinase, translating into MAFSPSLTPSRPAPVPPRRAAITAPYIVRVTDASAAPQSNFSATSYSPSFSYTNSSIPSTKVLDTTRSRTIRSGAASIKEEGLRAFMWSKRWLVLGSAELRIYKNESSPSPVYTVSLEDIQDVQRVDMKPYCVEIETSDKLLYLAFRSDNEVYGWMDDIYSRSPRLGVSQPTNFVHQVHVGFDPKSGGFTGLPPQWSKLLTSSAITKEEAARNPEAVLDVLQFYTQQQAGNVLEGYQQFPMPTVSNQSLTTGAAATRFEGVGLGGQQHQQQQQLRSAPFTAPGSLEAITVVPARPSFETEEKTSAQKEKEKVLNPQHQLLESTRPAMAKFDKEKVTRSPGPTMEKRISTMNEVQIMEKLRSVVSAKDPSQLYSKIRKVGQGASGMVFVAKTLLNGKKVAVKQMDLSQQPRKELIVNEIIVMRESQHPNVVNFLDAFLVRGSELWVVMEYMEGGALTDVIENNKLEENQIAAICLETCRGLQHLHSRSIIHRDIKSDNLLMNTQGEVKITDFGFCAKLTDQKSKRATMVGTPYWMAPEVVKQKEYGAKVDIWSLGIMTIEMIENEPPYLDEEPLKALYLIATNGTPTLKSPEKLSQDLKHFLSVCLCVDVAFRATSTELLKHEFLQLACSVRDLAPLLRFKQDTL; encoded by the exons ATGGCTTTCAGTCCTTCTCTTACTCCCTCCCGACCAGCACCGGTGCCGCCTAGACGGGCTGCAATCACAGCACCTTACATAGTTAGAGTTACCGACGCATCAGCAGCCCCGCAATCCAATTTTTCCGCGACCTCCTACTCTCCATCATTTTCGTATACCAACTCATCGATACCGTCGACAAAGGTTTTAGATACGACGCGCAGCAGGACTATTCGGTCTGGTGCAGCCAGCataaaggaagaagggctGAGGGCATTTATGTGGAGTAAGAGGTGGCTAGTCCTAGGGTCTGCTGAACTTCGTATCTACAAAAATGAG AGTTCTCCTTCACCCGTTTACACCGTGTCTCTGGAGGATATACAAGATGTACAACGAGTGGATATGAAGCCTTATTGTGTAGAAATTGAGACTAGCGACAAATTGCTTTATTTGGCTTTTCGCTCAGATAATGAGGTTTACGGGTGGATGGACGACATCTATAGCAGATCTCCGCGTTTGGGCGTATCCCAACCTACGAACTTCGTTCATCAGGTTCATGTTGGTTTCGATCCTAAATCAGGGGGATTCACT GGTCTACCGCCTCAGTGGTCGAAACTTCTCACTTCGTCTGCTATCACCAAAGAGGAAGCTGCCCGCAATCCAGAAGCTGTACTAGATGTTCTTCAATTCTACACCCAACAGCAAGCTGGCAATGTTCTCGAAGGATACCAACAGTTCCCCATGCCAACTGTTTCAAATCAGTCGCTGACAACTGGTGCTGCCGCCACGCGTTTCGAAGGCGTAGGTTTGGGTGGGCAAcagcaccagcagcaacaacaacttcGATCAGCTCCATTCACGGCACCGGGGTCGTTAGAAGCGATCACCGTCGTGCCCGCTCGGCCATCGTTTGAAACTGAAGAAAAA ACTTCAGCccagaaagagaaagaaaaagtacTCAATCCACAGCATCAGCTTTTGGAGTCTACACGGCCTGCAATGGCTAAATTTGATAAGGAGAAGGTTACGCGGAGTCCTGGCCCGACTATGGAGAAAAGAATCAGTACTATGAACGAAGTACAAATTATGGAAAAGCTGCGATCCGTTGTAAGTGCAAAGGACCCATCTCAGCTGTATTCGAAAATACGGAAAGTTGGTCAAGG GGCATCAGGAATGGTTTTCGTTGCCAAAACGCTGCTGAATGGCAAGAAAGTTGCTGTTAAACAAATGGATTTATCTCAGCAGCCACGCAAAGAGCTGATCGTAAATGAGATCATTGTTATGCGGGAATCCCAACATCCAAACGTCGTTAACTTCCTTGATGCGTTCCTCGTACGAGGTTCAGAGCTTTGGGTTGTCATGGAATATATGGAAGGAGGGGCGCTCACAGATGTTATCGAGAATAATAAATTGGAAGAAAATCAGATTGCTGCAATATGCCTTGAG ACCTGTCGCGGTCTACAACACTTACACTCTAGGTCCATCATTCATCGTGACATCAAGTCTGACAACCTTTTGATGAATACCCAAGGTGAAGTCAAAATAA CCGATTTCGGCTTCTGCGCCAAACTTACGGACCAAAAGTCTAAGCGTGCTACTATGGTCGGGACACCGTACTGGATGGCCCCTGAAGTTGTCAAGCAAAAGGAATATGGTGCCAAGGTAGATATTTGGTCTTTGGGGATCATGACTATAGAAATGATCGAAAACGAGCCTCCTTATCTCGATGAAGAGCCTCTTAAAGCTCTTTACCTGATAGCCACAAATGGCACTCCTACTTTGAAGTCACCCGAGAAACTTAGCCAGGATCTCAAACACTTCTTGAGCGTATGCCTTTGTGTAGATGTCGCTTTCCGGGCAACATCTACTGAGCTCTTGAAG CACGAGTTCTTGCAGTTAGCGTGCTCGGTTCGAGATCTTGCCCCTTTACTGCGATTCAAGCAAGACACT CTATAG
- a CDS encoding STE/STE11 protein kinase, producing the protein MNGFMPALRLHHTHSSSVSPTASNDAASSSPTSSQPHQLAAYSPLYATSPNRGSKITKGSSLSSSTAHHGLKYVRPSTSPLLKPPKGKSFSEYLGDWGSQELFTFLDIHKCGQYLAIFQENDINGKILLDLDVTALKSMGIDKISERVRLIGGIKDLRKRIADETIRAPFIQRCYPPERTLLPSLPSHSNVFLDKWDYSSSASRLGKGQIAFRPPPLDLQGHMPRKLLPHASQGIATIDTHDIRTTKPKIEAYIQQNPLGQPQSVPTKRSDSLTLCAPPSRNVRRRSPSSRHFEGRESQTDGFTILNMASDRQVPSSTMNSVTLGEDCHLQREEGLPLFLKVPQFRNTFASSHKTLIAGRGPLTRGDTISHQPSGPAIAGQDSPVNYRISKTVTTTKEASQGDLEHPFAVKSIGSQLGLLVGVSGMAHDPVTDGSKSKGKTSVPLTGTSSSDISAVNANSAALSLADLRRQLVKFINTEDDTIRTVNVMHVTSGEEILERALKKFGKWGTGMHSSPDVYGDEDGDETLEIDGWEVYTERTPDESSKPLSESSLLKTCTFHREGTAIQDKGLFLRKKQRLQKRKNIQHFFGETLPPPMSPTSPTLITGPHLGIVQGKSQLASEPAFSSSNRLSTLTNKGPNRASMISVMSGLGVPVINTLPSPQGNGLCPTGSVHSHKKKSMYNFFGHRPPSELISNHLADYFPSAKKSDVEKARHSLLRLSGDTVAYKKNGIDEGDNAPDHWSKPGNNQPPSLPPFEPSQDTLSDSLQAYASSTPVYLSRPKHNVALRRRRDSDSSSRSHTSVLMQTRRNRDRSDTASLLTVDEITAEVENRRASTIPKGDYIEETEDSSFIEGDTLPEYEESKGLLRTVCSDSNSIVDSGKSFQRDSDVDQQQELEDEEEDELDDEEEEEEEEKEDEDEQGKAFTSTGSKRIIKWIKGALIGAGSFGSVYLGMDAQSGLLMAVKQVELSAGSVKSEDRKKSMLSALEHEIELLKELQHENIVQYLDSSVDTNHLNIFLEYVPGGSVAALLNNYGAFEEGLVRNFVRQILTGLNYLHMRGIVHRDIKGANILVDNKGGIKISDFGISKKVENSLISGLRTNRPSLQGSVFWMAPEVVKQTSYSPKADIWSVGCLVVEMLTGTHPWADLTQMQAIFRIGSLARPAPPSDISVQADEFLRKTFEIEHAKRPTAAQLLKDPFIDSPRVRTTASNFISEAIVSEKMEVQVVEEM; encoded by the exons ATGAACGGTTTTATGCCAGCCTTAAGGCTGCATCATACTCACTCATCATCTGTCTCACCAACTGCTTCCAACGATGCTGCATCAAGTTCTCCTACCTCATCTCAGCCACATCAGTTAGCTGCTTATTCTCCCCTGTACGCCACTTCACCCAATCGCGGCAGTAAAATCACCAAGGGGTCCtcattgtcttcttcaaccgCTCATCATGGTCTCAAATATGTCCGCCCCTCGACATCCCCGCTTCTAAAGCCGCCGAAAGGCAAGTCGTTTTCGGAATACCTCGGTGACTGGGGTTCTCAAGAGCTCTTTACCTTTCTGGACATTCACAAATGTGGACAGTATTTAGCTATATTCCAAGAGAACGATATCAATGGCAAAATATTGTTAGACCTTGATGTGACTGCACTCAAAAGCATGGGTATTGACAAGATCAGTGAACGGGTAAGGCTTATTGGTGGTATCAAAGATCTTAGGAAGCGTATCGCAGATGAAACAATCAGGGCGCCCTTCATTCAGCGCTGTTATCCACCCGAACGAACGTTGCTTCCAAGTCTCCCGTCACATAGCAACGTCTTCCTGGATAAGTGGGATTACTCAAGTTCAGCCTCCCGTTTGGGCAAAGGGCAAATAGCCTTCCGGCCTCCACCTCTCGATCTTCAGGGCCATATGCCTCGAAAATTGCTACCACACGCGTCCCAGGGCATTGCTACAATCGACACTCATGACATCCGCACGACGAAGCCAAAGATAGAAGCCTACATCCAACAGAATCCGCTTGGCCAACCTCAGTCTGTGCCTACTAAACGTTCGGATAGCTTGACCCTTTGCGCACCGCCATCTCGCAATGTCAGGCGACGATCTCCAAGTTCTCGCCATTTTGAAGGCCGCGAGTCACAGACCGATGGCTTCACTATATTGAATATGGCTTCAGATCGGCAAGTGCCTTCGTCCACCATGAACAGTGTGACGCTCGGGGAAGACTGCCACTTGCAGCGAGAGGAAGGACTGCCATTATTTCTTAAAGTCCCGCAATTCAGGAACACATTCGCGTCTTCTCACAAAACGTTGATTGCGGGCCGAGGTCCCCTCACTCGCGGTGATACTATTTCACATCAGCCCTCCGGGCCAGCCATCGCAGGACAGGACAGCCCTGTAAATTATAGGATCTCAAAAACCGTCACAACTACCAAAGAGGCCTCCCAAGGAGATTTAGAGCACCCATTTGCAGTGAAGTCAATAGGGTCTCAGTTAGGCCTGTTAGTGGGTGTCTCCGGTATGGCCCATGACCCAGTGACAGACGGTTCTAAGTCCAAAGGAAAGACTAGCGTCCCTTTAACTGGTACGTCTTCCTCGGATATCTCTGCAGTGAACGCGAACTCCGCGGCATTATCTCTCGCCGACCTTCGTCGGCAGCTCGTCAAATTTATAAACACAGAAGATGACACCATTCGCACGGTCAATGTAATGCATGTGACAagcggagaagagataCTGGAAAGAGCCCTTAAGAAATTTGGGAAATGGGGAACTGGCATGCACAGCAGCCCTGACGTATACGGCGATGAAGACGGTGATGAAACTTTGGAAATTGATGGTTGGGAAGTATACACTGAAAGAACTCCCGACGAAAGCT CCAAACCTTTATCGGAATCTAGTCTGCTCAAGACATGTACATTCCATCGCGAAGGAACCGCTATCCAAGACAAAGGATTGTTTTTGCGCAAGAAACAGCGTTTGCAAAAACGGAAAAATATCCAACATTTCTTTGGCGAGACACTGCCTCCTCCTATGTCTCCTACTTCGCCCACCCTCATCACCGGGCCTCACTTGGGTATTGTGCAAGGCAAATCGCAACTTGCATCAGAACctgctttttcttcttcaaataGACTATCCACTTTGACAAACAAGGGCCCAAATCGGGCCAGTATGATCAGCGTGATGTCCGGCTTGGGGGTACCAGTAATTAATacgcttccttctccccagGGCAACGGACTTTGTCCCACCGGATCAGTACATTCTCACAAGAAGAAATCTATGTACAACTTCTTTGGGCATCGACCCCCCAGCGAATTAATATCGAATCACCTGGCGGATTATTTCCCCTCGGCCAAAAAGAGCGATGTCGAAAAGGCCCGACATAGTCTACTTCGCTTAAGCGGCGATACAGTCGCATATAAGAAGAACGGGATTGATGAAGGGGATAACGCACCTGATCATTGGTCGAAGCCTGGAAATAATCAACCGCCGtcacttcctcctttcGAGCCCTCGCAGGACACCCTGTCTGACTCTCTTCAAGCATATGCATCCTCAACTCCTGTATATCTATCCCGCCCAAAACATAACGTAGCTTTGCGCCGAAGACGCGACTCTGATAGCTCCTCCCGCTCGCATACGTCCGTGTTGATGCAGACACGACGAAATCGGGATCGCAGCGACACTGCTAGTTTGTTGACCGTTGATGAAATCACCGCCGAAGTTGAGAACCGGAGGGCCAGTACTATACCAAAAGGAGACTACATTGAGGAAACGGAGGATTCATCGTTCATCGAAGGAGATACGTTACCCGAATATGAGGAGAGCAAAGGGCTTCTACGTACGGTTTGCAGTGATAGCAACAGTATTGTTGACAGTGGAAAGAGCTTCCAAAGAGATAGTGACGTTgaccaacaacaagaattagaagacgaagaagaagacgaactagacgacgaagaggaagaagaagaagaagaaaaagaagacgaggacgagcaGGGAAAAGCTTTTACGTCTACCGGTT CCAAGAGAATAATCAAATGGATTAAAGGAGCTCTGATCGGCGCTGGGTCTTTCGGATCCGTTTATTTAGGCATGGACGCACAGTCTGGTTTACTTATGGCTGTCAAACAAGTAGAGCTATCCGCTGGGAGTGTCAAAAGCGAAGACAGAAAGAAAAGTATGCTCTCCGCTCTGGAGCATGAGATTGAGTTGCTCAAAGAGCTTCAGCACGAGAATATTGTTCAGTATTTAG ATTCCTCGGTTGACACTAATCATCTCAATATTTTTCTTGAGTATGTTCCAGGTGGCTCAGTCGCAGCGCTCCTGAACAACTATGGCGCATTTGAGGAAGGGTTAGTTCGAAATTTTGTACGTCAAATCCTTACAGGGTTGAATTACTTGCATATGAGGGGGATTGTGCACAGGGATATCAAAGGCGCCAATATCCTGGTAGATAACAAGGGGGGGATCAAGATATCGGACTTCGGTATCAGCAAAAAAGTCGAGAACA GTCTGATCTCTGGCCTTCGTACTAACCGTCCGTCGCTCCAAGGTTCAGTTTTTTGGATGGCTCCAGAAGTTGTTAAGCAGACGTCATATTCACCGAAGGCAGATATCTGGAGTGTCGGCTGCTTGGTAGTTGAGATGTTGACCGGAACTCATCCATGGGCCGACCTTACACAGATGCAGGCCATTTTCCGA ATTGGCTCATTGGCCCGTCCTGCTCCACCCTCTGATATCTCTGTACAAGCCGATGAATTCCTCCGCAAGACTTTCGAAATTGAGCACGCCAAACGTCCCACAGCTGCTCAACTCTTGAAGGATCCGTTTATTGATAGCCCACGAGTCCGAACAACAGCATCAAATTTCATCAGTGAAGCTATCGTCTccgagaagatggaagtgCAAGTCGTAGAAGAAATGTGA
- a CDS encoding DNA-directed RNA polymerase, mitochondrial has product MLPLRVIARSKTPLRSSVRACPFSSPSASRLRPAAPAPHATDYHHPLPPFPSPFRTQPLLNLPSPLPNDISPAPDSPQASLYPSTGVIDSISMISICLRRPEHVPRAYQIFTQLLHDSPTGQMRIPEAKVWAMVIEGVASLGNVHSHGSSAPKWRGRAARLVEQWGEAHGARGSKEPAGMDRDGLRVYQGWFNGLINSHSPLDPIIPYLEHSSLPISSLLQGLEPSALPLACQAVIEAADSHSLPGLRQDVLAFQGLEKQRREELVSEIIEEVTPVTESAGKSSKQAHISHRNEARFAIANLRQALSAIDSSSIPINRQRALENASLQAARAELEESAKRIQAAGDTSTLQRSVLQSWMHAWLGELTVELEKRIASMQAEIDALPESKAAVTPPKYSATARMKPQVLLMYLSLLPVDKLALITILEIMRMSGSGGIADGMKVLRGMVAVGKAVETEFRAETIKNVAGVDSYHWLKTIDPQTQKPSRQLIGSVWKKIGEQANQAKRVGKNEGGGILPPNHDDMQDIWTPAWSRMIQLGVGSELVDALLKVAKVERTAKDRNTGEIITELQPAFTHAYEYVRGKKLGVIKLNPVVAARLAKDDIGVVIHPKHLPMLVEPRPWTAHNKGGYLLHSVPVMRYKESLEQQKWLKAASEEGHLEPVFHGLDVLSSTPWRVNRRVFDVVLESWNRGEPIADIPPSEDKAHYEFPEKPDSSDQDPQMRVQYVEKTKAVLAQQRKDHAERCKFNYNIEIARSYLKDIFYLPHNMDFRGRAYPIPPHLSPVGDDLCRGLLTFGTKKPLGETGLKWLQIHLANVYGYDKASFAERARFAQEHEADIFDSADHPLDGKRWWLKAEDPWQCLATCFELAAALRSPNPSAYESSLPVHQDGTCNGMQHYAALGGDVRGAKAVNLEAGDRPADIYTGVVDIVNKVVEEDKKAGHDIALLIKEPLGRKVVKQTVMTTVYGVTFVGARDQIAKQLHARGDIAQEHIFAVSSYIAKTVLNCIGDLFSGAKAIMDWLTTSARLISRSIPPTRVQEAATNLTSTSRTGKITSRAAKEFMSAVIWTTPLGLPVVQPYRKAHKKQIMTALQSVYISDPNAPSEVSPQKQATAFPPNFIHSLDATHMLLTALKCKQNNVAFASVHDSYWTHAATVEKMSDLIRDTFVELHSQDLVGKLREDFLDRYGEYCIPIQSAKNISTTAAKRKAAIAQRRKAMSVMLAEHDGGGESFTNSDPDARFDNAILNAEVDLIASTPEQVDVKAAEAISLPADKIVEIAGISGLDDEDVDIFRAGKQNWVKFRDVLPPCPPRGVFEVRRVKQSAYFFS; this is encoded by the exons ATGCTCCCCCTCCGCGTGATCGCCCGCTCCAAGACCCCCCTCCGCTCCAGCGTCCGTGCGTGCCCCTTCTCGTCACCTTCTGCCTCGCGGCTACGCCCTGCAGCGCCCGCCCCTCACGCCACCGACTATCACCACCCCCTTCCCCCTttcccctcccccttccgCACACAGccccttctcaacctcccaTCCCCGCTCCCAAATGACATATCTCCCGCGCCAGACTCGCCACAGGCGTCTCTCTACCCTTCTACCGGTGTCATAGACTCTATCTCTATGATCTCTATATGTCTCAGACGGCCAGAACATGTCCCTAGAGCATACCAAATATTTACacagcttcttcatgaCTCGCCCACTGGCCAAATGAGAATACCAGAAGCCAAAGTGTGGGCAATGGTCATTGAGGGAGTGGCAAGTCTCGGTAACGTCCACAGCCATGGGTCTAGTGCTCCAAAGTGGAGGGGAAGGGCCGCGAGATTAGTAGAGCAGTGGGGAGAGGCACACGGCGCGCGAGGTTCAAAAGAGCCAGCTGGTATGGACCGTGATGGTCTGAGGGTCTACCAAGGCTGGTTCAACGGTTTGATCAA CTCCCATTCTCCTCTGGACCCCATAATCCCCTACCTTGAACACTCTTCTCTGCCcatttcatctcttctccaaggccTGGAACCTTCTGCGTTACCGTTAGCTTGTCAGGCGGTCATTGAAGCCGCCGACTCTCACTCTTTGCCGGGTCTCCGACAAGATGTCCTTGCTTTCCAGGGGCTTGAAAAgcaaagaagggaggaacTCGTCTCTGAAATAATAGAGGAAGTCACGCCCGTAACAGAA AGTGCTGGCAAATCTAGCAAGCAAGCACACATCTCTCATCGTAATGAAGCTCGGTTCGCTATCGCCAATCTTCGTCAAGCTTTGTCCGCCATAGACTCTTCCTCGATTCCCATAAACCGCCAACGTGCACTTGAGAATGCATCTCTCCAAGCAGCCCGCGCAGAACTCGAAGAGAGCGCCAAAAGAATCCAAGCAGCCGGTGACACATCTACCCTTCAACGATCTGTCCTTCAATCATGGATGCATGCTTGGCTTGGTGAACTCACTGTAGAACTCGAGAAGCGTATTGCTTCGATGCAAGCCGAAATTGACGCTCTTCCAGAATCCAAAGCCGCTGTCACCCCTCCTAAATACTCCGCCACTGCGCGCATGAAGCCTCAGGTTCTACTTATGtacctctcccttctcccagtCGACAAGCTCGCCCTTATCACCATCCTCGAAATCATGCGCATGTCTGGATCAGGCGGTATAGCTGATGGTATGAAGGTTCTGAGAGGCATGGTTGCCGTTGGCAAGGCTGTGGAAACTGAGTTTAGGGCAGAAACGATCAAGAATGTTGCTGGTGTTGATTCATATCATTGGCTGAAAACTATCGATCCCCAAACTCAGAAACCAAGCAGACAGCTTATTGGATCAGTTTGGAAAAAGATTGGAGAACAGGCCAATCAAGCAAAGCGTGTAGGTAAAAATGAAGGTGGCGGAATTTTACCTCCCAACCACGACGACATGCAAGATATATGGACCCCTGCCTGGTCCCGGATGATTCAGCTCGGCGTTGGTTCCGAGTTGGTCGATGCATTGTTAAAGGTGGCAAAGGTTGAACGAACAGCCAAGGATCGTAACACTGGTGAGATAAT AACGGAGCTCCAGCCGGCTTTCACTCACGCGTACGAGTACGTGCGAGGAAAGAAGCTTGGCGTCATCAAACTTAATCCTGTGGTCGCTGCTCGCCTGGCAAAAGACGACATCGGCGTAGTCATCCATCCCAAGCATCTGCCAATGCTTGTCGAGCCTAGACCTTGGACAGCCCATAATAAAGGCGGATATCTACTGCATTCAG TCCCCGTTATGCGCTATAAAGAGTCCTTAGAACAACAGAAATGGCTTAAGGCGGCGTCGGAAGAAGGCCATCTTGAACCTGTATTTCATGGTCTGGACGTTCTTTCTTCAACCCCTTGGCGGGTCAACCGTAGAGTATTTGACGTTGTGCTCGAGTCTTGGAATAGAGGCGAGCCGATCGCCGATATCCCGCCATCAGAGGACAAAGCCCACTATGAATTCCCCGAGAAACCTGATTCATCTGATCAAGATCCGCAAATGAGGGTTCAGTATGTGGAGAAGACAAAAGCTGTCTTGGCCCAGCAAAGAAAGGACCACGCTGAAAGGTGCAAGTTCAATTACAATATTGAAATTGCGCGCTCCTACCTTAAAGATATTTTCTATCTTCCTCACAATATGGATTTCCGAGGAAGGGCTTATCCGATCCCTCCCCATCTCAGTCCTGTAGGAGACGACCTCTGCCGAGGTCTTCTTACTTTTGGCACCAAAAAACCCCTTGGTGAAACTGGTCTGAAGTGGTTGCAAATCCATTTGGCAAATGTGTATGGTTATGACAAGGCCAGCTTCGCTGAAAGAGCAAGATTTGCGCAGGAACACGAAGCTGATATCTTCGATAGTGCCGACCACCCCTTGGAC GGAAAACGGTGGTGGCTGAAAGCTGAAGACCCATGGCAATGCCTCGCCACATGTTTTGAACTCGCCGCTGCTTTACGTTCACCCAATCCTTCAGCCTATGAGTCTTCTTTGCCTGTTCATCAAGATGGCACCTGTAACGGTATGCAGCACTATGCTGCTCTCGGTGGCGATGTCCGTGGTGCCAAAGCCGTCAACCTCGAAGCAGGAGACCGTCCAGCAGATATCTATACCGGTGTCGTTGATATCGTGAACAAAGTggtcgaagaagacaagaaggCCGGTCACGACATCGCGTTGTTGATCAAGGAACCCCTCGGGAGAAAAGTCGTAAAACAGACGGTAATGACTACAGTCTATGGAGTAACTTTTGTTGGTGCACGAGACCAGATCGCCAAGCAATTGCACGCTAGAGGTGATATTGCACAGGAGCACATATTTGCCGTATCAAGTTATATTGCTAAGACG GTGTTAAATTGCATCGGGGACCTTTTCTCTGGAGCCAAGGCCATAATGGACTGGCTTACCACGTCTGCCCGTCTAATCTCTAGATCTATCCCCCCGACTCGTGTCCAAGAAGCAGCCACTAATTTAACAAGCACCTCTCGCACAGGCAAGATCACTTCTCGGGCTGCCAAGGAATTTATGAGTGCAGTCATTTGGACGACCCCTCTGGGTTTGCCTGTTGTGCAACCATATAGAAAAGCGCACAAGAAGCAGATCATGACTGCTTTACAATCTGTGTACATCTCAGACCCCAACGCTCCGTCAGAAGTCAGTCCTCAAAAACAAGCAACTGCTTTTCCTCCGAATTTCATTCACTCTCTTGACGCCACACATATGCTCCTTACCGCACTCAAGTGTAAA CAAAATAACGTGGCCTTTGCAAGCGTGCACGATTCTTACTGGACTCACGCTGCTACAGTCGAAAAAATGTCCGATCTTATCCGAGACACCTTTGTAGAACTCCACTCTCAGGATCTTGTCGGCAAACTCAGAGAGGATTTTCTTGACCGGTATGGCGAGTACTGTATCCCAATACAGTCAGCTAAGAACATTTCTACTACCGCTGCCAAGCGTAAAGCTGCGATTGCCCAGCGAAGAAAAGCTATGTCTGTAATGTTGGCTGAACATGATGGCGGCGGAGAGTCTTTTACGAACTCGGATCCTGATGCCAGATTCGATAACGCTATATTAAACGCCGAAGTTGATCTTATCGCATCAACACCTGAGCAAGTAGATGTGAAAGCGGCAGAGGCTATATCTCTCCCTGCCGATAAGATCGTAGAAATAGCGGGCATATCTGGCTTagacgatgaggatgtggaTATTTTCCGTGCAGGAAAGCAGAATTGGGTCAAGTTTAGGGATGTCTTGCCGCCTTGTCCTCCTAGGGGTGTTTTCGAGGTCCGCAGGGTAAAGCAGTCCGCGTATTTCTTTTCCTGA